One stretch of Gemmatimonadota bacterium DNA includes these proteins:
- the pdxA gene encoding 4-hydroxythreonine-4-phosphate dehydrogenase PdxA, protein MLEKDVLDKRPLMGITMGDPCGIGPEVILKALARGESYRVCKPLVIGHPEILKRDMAMAGVRLDVRVVKQPEDGAFEFGCVDVWCPIDVDMDQIEMGEVCRESGRAAAEWVIRAVDLAMADRIDGIVTAPLNKEAMNLAGYPYAGHTELLAGKSGAGRAHIMLVSERLTVSHVTGHIALHEVPDRLTVDLIYDTVRLTRDVLVGLGKLDPRIAVCGLNPHAGENGLFGSEDAEVVRPAVEKALSEGWRVDGPLPADTTFLKAYNGIYDGVVAMYHDQGHVPAKLVAFDEAVNVTLGLPIVRASVDHGTAYDIAGKGIAKAVNMLQAIRVGSKLAIQIIPSPR, encoded by the coding sequence ATGTTAGAGAAAGACGTTTTAGACAAACGCCCGCTGATGGGCATTACGATGGGCGATCCGTGTGGTATAGGACCGGAAGTAATTTTGAAGGCTCTGGCACGTGGGGAAAGCTATCGCGTGTGTAAGCCGCTGGTTATTGGGCATCCGGAAATATTGAAGCGCGATATGGCTATGGCCGGTGTGCGATTGGATGTGCGGGTTGTGAAGCAACCCGAAGATGGTGCGTTTGAGTTTGGGTGTGTTGATGTCTGGTGTCCGATTGATGTGGATATGGATCAGATTGAAATGGGCGAGGTGTGTCGCGAGTCGGGTAGAGCAGCAGCTGAGTGGGTGATTCGCGCGGTTGATCTGGCGATGGCGGATCGAATTGACGGGATTGTGACGGCGCCTTTAAATAAGGAGGCGATGAATCTGGCGGGTTATCCGTATGCGGGTCATACGGAATTGTTGGCTGGGAAATCGGGCGCAGGACGCGCACATATCATGCTGGTATCTGAGCGCCTGACTGTGTCGCATGTGACGGGGCATATTGCGTTGCACGAGGTTCCCGATAGGCTTACGGTTGATCTGATTTACGATACGGTTCGGCTTACCCGCGATGTGCTCGTCGGTCTGGGTAAGTTAGACCCCAGGATAGCAGTATGCGGGTTAAATCCACACGCGGGCGAAAATGGCTTGTTCGGTAGCGAGGATGCAGAGGTCGTCCGTCCCGCAGTTGAAAAGGCTCTGAGCGAGGGCTGGCGCGTTGATGGGCCTCTGCCTGCGGATACGACTTTTTTGAAGGCCTACAATGGAATATACGACGGGGTGGTGGCGATGTATCACGATCAAGGCCATGTGCCCGCAAAGCTGGTGGCGTTTGATGAGGCTGTCAATGTGACTCTGGGCTTGCCGATTGTGCGGGCGTCTGTGGATCACGGTACGGCTTATGATATCGCGGGCAAGGGCATCGCTAAGGCCGTGAACATGTTGCAGGCGATTCGCGTGGGGAGTAAGTTGGCGATTCAGATTATTCCATCCCCGCGATGA